The Musa acuminata AAA Group cultivar baxijiao chromosome BXJ2-2, Cavendish_Baxijiao_AAA, whole genome shotgun sequence genome contains the following window.
GGCTACTGCCTCGTCCCCGGCGGCGGTCCGTGCTTCCTCGTCTACGAGTTCATCGAGAACGGATCCCTGGACGGCTGGATATTCTCGTCGGCAAGGGAACACCGCGCGCGGAGGGGGCAGTGCCTGCCGTGGCCGTTGCGGTACCAGGTGGCGATCGACGTCGCCCGGGCGCTCGCCTACCTGCACCACGACTGCCGGGCGCGCGTCCTGCACCTCGACATCAAGCCGGAGAACATACTGCTCGACACGGGCTTCCGGGGGGTCGTCGCCGACTTCGGCTTGTCGAAGCTGATGAGCCGGGACCAGAGCCGGATAGTGGCGAGCGTGAGAGGGACCAGGGGCTACCTGGCCCCGGAGTGGCTCCTGGGCTCCGGCATCTCCGAGAGGTCCGACATCTACAGCTACGGGATGGTGCTGCTGGAGCTGGTGGGCGGCCGCCGGAACGTCCGCGTGGTCGACCCCACCGCCGACGCGGAACAGCGGAAGTGGTCCTACTTCCCGAAAATCGTGATGGAGAAGGCGAGGGAGGGGAGGGTGATGGAGGTGGTGGACGAGAGGCTAGAGAGGGTGGACGAGAGGCAGGTAACGACGATGGTGAACGTAGCGCTGTGGTGCATCCAGGAACAGCCGGAGCTCCGGCCGAGCATGGCGCGGGTGTTCGACATGCTCGAGGGGAGGTTGGCCGTCGGGGCGCCGCCGGAGACGGAGATGATAGTGGTGGACCTGCTATCCATAATGGACGAGGATCAAACAAGCGCCGCCGCCACCAGCAGCAGCTGCGGCACATTTGGGCCTAGGAATGAGGCGTCGGTTGGAGGCCAGTCAGAAGGACCGCACGCGACGTACTCGAGTTACTCTGCTATGTCGCAGCTGTCGGGACGATGACACTGATACGAATTGGCgctcttctttcttgtttcttttggatgcTGAATGTTTCCgttgaatcatattgtctggaGATTA
Protein-coding sequences here:
- the LOC103975321 gene encoding probable receptor-like protein kinase At5g20050, which gives rise to MEPKKAKLVACVGIGCLLVLLVIVFSRVEPSKDFLTVAAIGLAVVLVITLWLLVHYIILNRRRTSALHRLSNEGQELRFQYSFFRKVAGLPTKFSLKELDAATDNFQALIGRGGSGAVFKGILDNGTPVAVKRIEGAEYGEKEFRAEISAIASVQHVNLVRLLGYCLVPGGGPCFLVYEFIENGSLDGWIFSSAREHRARRGQCLPWPLRYQVAIDVARALAYLHHDCRARVLHLDIKPENILLDTGFRGVVADFGLSKLMSRDQSRIVASVRGTRGYLAPEWLLGSGISERSDIYSYGMVLLELVGGRRNVRVVDPTADAEQRKWSYFPKIVMEKAREGRVMEVVDERLERVDERQVTTMVNVALWCIQEQPELRPSMARVFDMLEGRLAVGAPPETEMIVVDLLSIMDEDQTSAAATSSSCGTFGPRNEASVGGQSEGPHATYSSYSAMSQLSGR